In Lentilactobacillus sp. SPB1-3, the sequence CACCGGCAAATACTTCAACGTCGGGCTTGTTGATCAGTTCTCTAACAACTGATGAACCAACTCTCCCGGTTGCTCCAATAACAGTAACTTTCATGACTTCTCCATCTCCCTACTTCAATGTTAATAGTATAAGATTATCTGAATCAAATTAAAACAAAAAATTAGTAATGACCAAGTAGATTACCAGAGATATTCTACTGGATTTTTAATGTATTTGTTGTAAACATCTTGAACAACTGCCATTTGATCAGGTGTTAATTCATCAAGATCTGAAGCCACTGTATTTCTTTCGATTTGGCTTGGCTTGCTGGCACCAGGAATAACCGTTGAGATGGCGTCGTGCATCAAGATAAATTTCAAGGCAGTTGCTGCTAGATTATCTGTTCCTAAGCGTTGCTTAAGCTCGTTAGCTGCCATAACTCCAGTTTTGTAATCAACTCCGGAGAATGTTTCTCCTTTATCGAACAATTCACCATTTCGGTTGGTTGTCCGGTGATCGTCTGCTGGAAATTTAGTATCTAAATCATATTTACCCGTCAATAATCCACTTGCCAAAGGAACACGGGCTAAAATGCCAACGTTATTCTTCTTAGCTTGATCAAAGAATAAATCGCGTGGACGTAAGCGGAACATGTTGAAAATAATTTCGACAGCCGAAATGTCATAGCTTAAAGCCTTTAGAGCTTCTTCAACTCGTTCAACACTCACACCATAATTTTGAATTTTTCCTGCTTTTTTAAGCTCATCTAGGGCAAAGAATGTTTCGGGCATGTAGTAAACACTCATTGGTGGACAATGAAGAAGAACCATATCTAGTGAGTCAACGCCAAGGTTGCTTAATGATTCATTTACATATTGTTCAAGGTGTTCTTTATTAAAACTAGTAACTGATAATGGATCTTTTCGACCAATTTTAGTTGTGTAGTGAACGTCTGGATGTTGTTTTAAAAATTGACCGACTGTATGCTCACTGGCACCATCTTGGTAAATATCTGCAGTATCAAAGAAGTTAACACCTTTATCGTAAGCTTCAGCTAATGTTTCAGTAGCGTCACTTTCGTTAAATTGTGTGCCCCATTGGCCGCCAAGTTGCCAAGTACCTAGTGAAA encodes:
- a CDS encoding aldo/keto reductase, whose amino-acid sequence is MKFRTLGKTGFKVSEVSLGTWQLGGQWGTQFNESDATETLAEAYDKGVNFFDTADIYQDGASEHTVGQFLKQHPDVHYTTKIGRKDPLSVTSFNKEHLEQYVNESLSNLGVDSLDMVLLHCPPMSVYYMPETFFALDELKKAGKIQNYGVSVERVEEALKALSYDISAVEIIFNMFRLRPRDLFFDQAKKNNVGILARVPLASGLLTGKYDLDTKFPADDHRTTNRNGELFDKGETFSGVDYKTGVMAANELKQRLGTDNLAATALKFILMHDAISTVIPGASKPSQIERNTVASDLDELTPDQMAVVQDVYNKYIKNPVEYLW